One Scylla paramamosain isolate STU-SP2022 chromosome 5, ASM3559412v1, whole genome shotgun sequence genomic region harbors:
- the LOC135100767 gene encoding uncharacterized protein LOC135100767 — protein MMWARAGTSLLTIERNCIPQRYHIVRNIKTQCANFHPRGYLRRDIGDVSQTGDTRGGHVLSVSTASPVHRKDTRTIDSMDPVVLKYTNMINDMRSESSRVERIHETHFGSIRFDQENTPHLHGLFDQGCDPEAITAPAQHPAPTPHESGQGEVLAEGVDSVTGGSEDEVIMNDGAPRDDNYFDNCMFGDYISSASGNLKSPPVEHMQGAIVTDSKISVATSKDLSYIDEVFFKNSLENLEINKQPAIDYSDIKKDLEKAVLSGEKHVTSEESERILERVTENVQQKHSNDKNIMRQLLNTTENGGAPRSAYDYVVRMRREEHNKQHGVAQKSGDGSNKSYRKILSLVSEKTKQKHTRYEVLKSLKKSILYNDNDIIGLYKPYGITMHGGSDSQYHVLTEFLPELAEHLKAEALYPVHRLDATTTGVVLLARTPAMANTLKRMFKERQLKKTYWAITKSVPGPMQGIIDIPVAEGMVDGRRRMVLKPDVKGLKSTTSESKLAITRFKVISKKDSAALVELYPMTGVKHQLRVHLAFGLSCPVLGDHKYSHVKKMVPQVLPGDILDKLKINQSKVRHLPLFLHCKSIIVPEVVDGRNITIYAKIPAHFNKALTLLKLNRHHSQVKLDELMVSIP, from the exons ATGATGTGGGCTCGTGCAGGGACGTCTCTTTTGACTATAGAAAGAAATTGTATTCCTCAGAGATACCACATTGTCCGTAACATAAAGACACAGTGCGCGAACTTTCACCCGCGTGGATACTTGAGGCGTGACATAGGAGATGTGAGCCAGACTGGAGATACGCGTGGTGGCCATGTACTTAGTGTGTCCACGGCGAGCCCCGTCCACCGCAAGGACACTCGTACCATTGACAGCATGGACCCAGTGGTGCTCAAATACACCAATATGATCAATGATATGAGGAGTGAATCAAGTAGGGTCGAAAGAATTCATGAAACACACTTTGGCAGTATCCGTTTTGACCAGGAGAACACACCTCACCTTCACGGACTGTTCGACCAGGGATGCGACCCCGAGGCTATCACGGCCCCAGCACAGCACCCCGCGCCTACGCCACATGAGAGTGGCCAGGGCGAGGTGCTGGCAGAGGGTGTGGATTCAGTCACTGGTGGGTCAGAAGACGAAGTGATAATGAATGACGGTGCTCCTCGAGATGATAATTATTTTGACAATTGTATGTTTGGAGATTATATTTCTTCTGCATCAGGAAACTTGAAAAGCCCACCAGTAGAACATATGCAAGGTGCAATTGTTACAGATAGTAAGATTAGTGTTGCTACAAGTAAGGATCTTTCTTATATAGATGAAGTGTTCTTTAAGAACTCGTTAGAAAACCTTGAGATAAACAAGCAGCCAGCAATTGACTACTCTGACATAAAGAAGGATTTAGAAAAAGCAGTGCTTTCTGGAGAGAAGCATGTCACCagtgaagaaagtgaaagaattcTCGAACGTGTTACTGAAAATGTTCAGCAAAAACATAGCAATGACAAAAATATAATGAGGCAACTGTTAAATACAACTGAGAATGGTGGAGCCCCCAGATCTGCATACGATTATGTAGTCAGAATGAGGCGTGAAGAACATAATAAGCAACATGGCGTGGCTCAGAAATCTGGTGACGGGAGCAATAAAAGTTACAGAAAGATCTTAAGTCTAGTgagtgagaaaacaaaacagaagcaCACAAGATATGAGGTACTGAAGTCTCTGAAGAAGAGTATATTGTACAATGACA ATGATATAATTGGCCTCTACAAACCTTATGGAATAACCATGCATGGTGGCAGTGACTCCCAATACCATGTTCTCACGGAGTTCCTCCCAGAACTGGCAGAACACTTGAAAGCTGAAGCACTCTACCCAGTCCATAGATTAGATGCTACTACCACAG GCGTTGTTCTCTTGGCTCGCACACCTGCTATGGCAAATACTCTTAAAAGAATGTTTAAGGAACGTCAGCTCAAGAAAACATATTGGGCCATCACTAAAAGTGTTCCAGGTCCAATGCAAG gtaTAATTGACATCCCAGTAGCAGAAGGCATGGTGGATGGCCGTAGGCGCATGGTGCTTAAACCTGATGTTAAAGGACTGAAGAGTACAACTAGTGAAAGCAAATTGGCTATTACCAGATTCAAA GTAATCAGCAAAAAAGACAGTGCTGCACTTGTTGAGTTGTATCCCATGACCGGAGTGAAGCACCAGCTGCGTGTTCATCTGGCTTTTGGGCTCAGCTGTCCAGTTTTAGGTGACCACAAGTATTCACATGTGAAGAAAATGGTCCCTCAG GTACTTCCTGGAGATATACTGGACAAACTCAAAATAAACCAGAGTAAGGTGAggcatcttcctctcttccttcattgcaAGTCCATTATTGTGCCTGAGGTTGTGGATGGAAGGAACATCACAATTTATGCCAAGATTCCAGCCCATTTCAACAAGGCTCTGACTCTGCTGAAACTGAACAGACATCATAGTCAGGTGAAACTTGATGAGCTGATGGTATCCATACCCTGA
- the LOC135100775 gene encoding THUMP domain-containing protein 1-like isoform X1: protein MFKLTMGKNKRPKSYYVQLAKKQKSYHNVLSPGLTGFLCTCNDRERECVLEAYNILNEYADQMYGKEVIPDMNVVDEGKSSEAIQDSTEEQPDNSKPETEKDGKSSPSQQKQEEIEGANDSDEEFSSLDAAIKADVEELQKESEKKHRHLRRFGQVATGAKNYVFIRSTLEDPLPLSLTIMDDILKLQRQKTKKLIRMIPVQATCKGFQDDIVKTVKNLCESYFREKGESFYIAIKVRNNSSVERESLKTSLITAVSEAHSANTPELKDPEVVVNIDVIKNVCCISLLPGYFTKYCKYNLLSLGNKKENGKSAPKNEDSKSEVSEREVEPK from the exons ATGTT cAAATTAACAAtggggaaaaacaaaagaccAAAAAGCTACTATGTTCAGCTGGCTAAGAAACAGAAGAGCTACCACAATGTTCTGAGTCCTGGACTGACAGGATTTCTGTGTACTTGCAATGACcgggagagagagtgtgtactgGAAGCCTACAATATCCTGAATGAGTATGCAGACCAGATGTATGGCAAGGAAGTGATTCCAG ATATGAATGTAGTAGATGAAGGAAAATCTAGTGAGGCAATACAAGACAGCACCGAAGAACAACCTGATAACAGTAAGCCGGAGACTGAGAAGGATGGGAAGTCCAGTCCAAGTCAACAAAAGCAAGAGGAAATTGAAGGAGCCAACGATTCTGATGAAGAATTCTCGTCTCTTGATGCTGCTATCAAG GCCGATGTTGAAGAACTtcaaaaagaaagtgaaaagaaacatAGACATTTAAGAAGATTTGGTCAGGTGGCAACAGGAGCAAAAAATTATGTCTTCATCCGTTCCACTCTTGAggatccccttcccctttctctgaCCATAATGGATGATATTCTGAAGCTACAGCggcagaaaacaaaaaaacttatTCGTATGATTCCAGTGCAAGCAACATGCAAAGGCTTTCAGGATGACATTGTGAAAACAGTAAAGAATTTATGTGAATCATATTtcagagaaaagggagagtcATTTTACATTGCTATTAAAGTAAGGAACAATAGTTCAGTAGAACGAGAGTCCCTGAAAACATCTCTCATAACAGCAGTCAGTGAAGCTCACTCTGCAAACACACCAGAACTGAAAGATCCAGAAGTAGTTGTGAATATAGATGTGATTAAAAATGTCTGCTGCATAAGTTTGTTGCCAGGATATTTTACAAAGTATTGTAAATACAATTTGTTAAGTTTaggtaataaaaaggaaaatggaaaaagtgCACCAAAGAATGAAGACAGTAAAAGTGAAGTTTCAGAGAGGGAAGTTGAACCCAAGTAA
- the LOC135100775 gene encoding THUMP domain-containing protein 1-like isoform X2, whose product MGKNKRPKSYYVQLAKKQKSYHNVLSPGLTGFLCTCNDRERECVLEAYNILNEYADQMYGKEVIPDMNVVDEGKSSEAIQDSTEEQPDNSKPETEKDGKSSPSQQKQEEIEGANDSDEEFSSLDAAIKADVEELQKESEKKHRHLRRFGQVATGAKNYVFIRSTLEDPLPLSLTIMDDILKLQRQKTKKLIRMIPVQATCKGFQDDIVKTVKNLCESYFREKGESFYIAIKVRNNSSVERESLKTSLITAVSEAHSANTPELKDPEVVVNIDVIKNVCCISLLPGYFTKYCKYNLLSLGNKKENGKSAPKNEDSKSEVSEREVEPK is encoded by the exons AtggggaaaaacaaaagaccAAAAAGCTACTATGTTCAGCTGGCTAAGAAACAGAAGAGCTACCACAATGTTCTGAGTCCTGGACTGACAGGATTTCTGTGTACTTGCAATGACcgggagagagagtgtgtactgGAAGCCTACAATATCCTGAATGAGTATGCAGACCAGATGTATGGCAAGGAAGTGATTCCAG ATATGAATGTAGTAGATGAAGGAAAATCTAGTGAGGCAATACAAGACAGCACCGAAGAACAACCTGATAACAGTAAGCCGGAGACTGAGAAGGATGGGAAGTCCAGTCCAAGTCAACAAAAGCAAGAGGAAATTGAAGGAGCCAACGATTCTGATGAAGAATTCTCGTCTCTTGATGCTGCTATCAAG GCCGATGTTGAAGAACTtcaaaaagaaagtgaaaagaaacatAGACATTTAAGAAGATTTGGTCAGGTGGCAACAGGAGCAAAAAATTATGTCTTCATCCGTTCCACTCTTGAggatccccttcccctttctctgaCCATAATGGATGATATTCTGAAGCTACAGCggcagaaaacaaaaaaacttatTCGTATGATTCCAGTGCAAGCAACATGCAAAGGCTTTCAGGATGACATTGTGAAAACAGTAAAGAATTTATGTGAATCATATTtcagagaaaagggagagtcATTTTACATTGCTATTAAAGTAAGGAACAATAGTTCAGTAGAACGAGAGTCCCTGAAAACATCTCTCATAACAGCAGTCAGTGAAGCTCACTCTGCAAACACACCAGAACTGAAAGATCCAGAAGTAGTTGTGAATATAGATGTGATTAAAAATGTCTGCTGCATAAGTTTGTTGCCAGGATATTTTACAAAGTATTGTAAATACAATTTGTTAAGTTTaggtaataaaaaggaaaatggaaaaagtgCACCAAAGAATGAAGACAGTAAAAGTGAAGTTTCAGAGAGGGAAGTTGAACCCAAGTAA